One segment of Dehalogenimonas sp. THU2 DNA contains the following:
- a CDS encoding nitroreductase family protein has translation MMDAIQAIKTRRSHRQYRNEAVTEEQINAVLEAARWAPSWANSQSWHFVVVTDKAIKSKIAESLSGNRSAQAVQQAPVLIIACAEPGKSGCYDGAPVTDKGLSWYMYDVALAMQNLTLAAHSLGLGTVHLGRFDAATVGAIINLPPNMVTVSMTPLGYPPENALPVAPPRKAIEELVSYNVFGTPLA, from the coding sequence ATGATGGACGCGATTCAGGCAATCAAGACCCGCCGCAGCCATCGGCAGTATCGCAACGAGGCCGTCACAGAAGAACAGATCAACGCCGTATTGGAAGCCGCGCGATGGGCGCCTTCCTGGGCTAACAGCCAGTCCTGGCACTTCGTCGTGGTGACCGATAAAGCCATAAAATCCAAGATCGCCGAGTCTCTTTCCGGCAACCGTTCCGCCCAGGCGGTACAGCAGGCACCGGTGCTCATTATCGCCTGCGCCGAGCCCGGCAAGTCAGGTTGCTACGACGGCGCGCCGGTGACGGATAAAGGCCTTTCCTGGTATATGTACGACGTAGCGCTGGCCATGCAAAACCTCACGCTGGCTGCCCACTCATTAGGACTCGGCACCGTCCACCTGGGACGTTTCGATGCCGCGACCGTTGGTGCTATCATCAATCTGCCGCCCAATATGGTGACGGTTTCAATGACGCCGCTGGGTTATCCACCAGAGAACGCGCTTCCGGTGGCGCCGCCGCGCAAGGCCATCGAAGAGTTGGTCTCATATAACGTCTTCGGGACTCCGCTAGCGTGA
- the xerD gene encoding site-specific tyrosine recombinase XerD, which yields MKTDIDNFLNYLIVEKGFSANTKEAYHNDLCQLAEFGNKCMKGRGDQDLWDNFNRQDMLAYLLDLKERNYAVTTVVRKLAAAKSFFGFMIEEKRVRQNPTDNIESPKVGKPLPDAITVTQVKMLIEQPTKAGGPESKRDRAMLELLYASGMRVSELIGLNVQDVDCDEGQVRCFGKGSKERIVPIYPQAAKIVGEYVNEVRHRLLRDEAEHALFLNRRGERLTRQGLWQILKEYAKAAGLTVVVTPHTLRHSFATHMLNGGADLRSVQELLGHANISTTQIYTHLTSEHIRRAYDNAHPRARK from the coding sequence ATGAAAACCGATATCGACAATTTTCTGAATTACCTGATAGTGGAGAAAGGTTTCTCTGCTAATACCAAGGAAGCCTACCACAACGACCTATGCCAATTGGCTGAATTCGGCAACAAGTGCATGAAGGGACGCGGCGATCAGGATTTGTGGGACAATTTTAACCGCCAGGATATGTTGGCCTATCTCCTGGATCTGAAGGAACGCAATTACGCCGTGACCACGGTGGTCAGGAAACTTGCCGCCGCCAAGAGTTTCTTCGGTTTTATGATCGAAGAGAAAAGAGTCAGACAGAATCCCACCGATAACATTGAGTCTCCCAAAGTCGGCAAACCGCTGCCTGACGCCATCACGGTGACCCAGGTTAAGATGCTTATTGAACAACCGACCAAGGCCGGCGGCCCTGAATCCAAACGCGACAGGGCCATGCTGGAGTTGCTCTATGCCAGCGGCATGCGGGTCAGCGAACTTATAGGATTGAACGTCCAGGATGTGGACTGCGATGAGGGCCAGGTGCGCTGCTTCGGCAAGGGCAGCAAGGAACGCATCGTGCCCATTTATCCCCAGGCGGCGAAGATCGTCGGGGAGTACGTGAACGAGGTGCGCCACCGTTTACTGCGTGATGAAGCGGAGCACGCGCTGTTTCTGAACCGGCGCGGCGAACGTCTCACTCGCCAGGGATTGTGGCAGATACTCAAAGAATACGCCAAGGCCGCCGGATTGACCGTGGTGGTGACGCCTCACACCTTGCGCCACAGTTTTGCCACTCACATGCTGAACGGCGGCGCCGACCTGCGCTCGGTGCAGGAACTCCTGGGTCACGCCAACATCTCCACGACCCAGATTTATACTCATCTAACATCGGAGCATATCCGCCGAGCCTATGACAATGCCCATCCCCGCGCCCGAAAATAA
- the uvrC gene encoding excinuclease ABC subunit UvrC, producing MTTPFIDEQVRQLPLSPGVYLMKDERGQIIYVGKAVVLRARVRSYFRGTGKLDEKTRLLVDEVRDLEYFVTASEQEALILELNLIKRHRPHYNIMLKDDKSYPYLRITPGEWPRLEVTRRYIEGEGRYFGPFTDSRSVHAVVELIRRIFPFRSCTKNLKTVKRPCLEYDMGRCPAPCTGKVVAEDYQKSIDQIVLFLEGRQEKVVRQLNNQMTAAADKMDYERAASLRDRIRDIEEVIAAQRVATRVKGELDAVSFAQNGDESYVMVFFIRGGKLIGREHFLLKGTKDQPASEVVSSFLGQFYSGAAHLPPLILLENLPGDQKVLEDWLSSRRGTRVKLTVPQRGPRMELMQTVAENARKGLEQYKLKRLLTGADDARAALEELAVVLKLDRPPERIEGYDISNIQGQLAVGSMVVFNDGKPDSRHYRRFRIKTVPGADDFAMMKEVIGRRFTRATEETDGKWGTLPDLILIDGGKGQLSAAVEALKERNTDDVPIIGLAKEREEIFLPGQSKPITLEERSPARRLLQRVRDEAHRFALGYHTNMRQKTAVGSTLDTIPGIGPARRKTLIKQFGSVAGVRAASFEELSKIKGITGQLARLIKESL from the coding sequence GTGACTACGCCATTTATCGACGAACAAGTTCGTCAACTGCCACTCAGTCCCGGGGTTTATCTGATGAAAGATGAACGAGGACAAATAATCTATGTCGGAAAAGCGGTGGTACTCCGTGCCCGCGTCCGCTCCTATTTTCGTGGCACTGGCAAGCTGGATGAAAAGACGCGACTCCTGGTGGATGAAGTACGCGATCTGGAGTACTTTGTCACCGCCTCGGAACAAGAAGCGCTTATCCTGGAACTCAACCTCATCAAGCGTCACCGGCCACACTACAATATCATGCTCAAAGATGACAAGAGCTACCCGTATCTCCGTATCACCCCCGGAGAATGGCCCCGTCTGGAAGTGACCCGGCGATATATTGAAGGCGAGGGCCGCTACTTCGGGCCGTTTACCGATTCGCGCAGCGTTCATGCTGTGGTGGAACTCATTCGGCGTATCTTCCCTTTCCGCTCCTGCACTAAAAACCTGAAGACCGTAAAACGCCCCTGCCTCGAATATGATATGGGCCGCTGCCCGGCGCCTTGTACCGGTAAAGTCGTGGCCGAGGACTACCAAAAGTCGATCGATCAGATCGTACTTTTCCTTGAAGGGCGCCAGGAAAAAGTTGTACGGCAGCTGAACAATCAAATGACGGCGGCAGCGGATAAGATGGATTATGAACGCGCCGCCTCACTGCGGGATCGCATCCGTGACATTGAAGAAGTCATCGCCGCACAGCGTGTCGCCACCCGGGTCAAGGGTGAGTTGGACGCCGTGTCCTTCGCCCAGAACGGTGACGAGAGTTACGTAATGGTCTTTTTCATCCGCGGGGGCAAACTCATCGGTCGGGAACATTTCCTGCTAAAAGGGACTAAGGATCAGCCGGCGTCTGAGGTAGTATCAAGTTTTCTCGGCCAGTTCTACAGCGGTGCGGCTCATCTGCCGCCGCTTATCCTCCTCGAAAACCTGCCCGGTGACCAGAAGGTGCTGGAAGACTGGCTGTCCTCTCGCCGGGGTACCCGGGTAAAATTGACGGTACCCCAGCGCGGACCGCGTATGGAACTGATGCAAACCGTGGCCGAGAATGCCCGGAAAGGCCTGGAACAGTATAAGTTGAAACGCTTGCTCACAGGGGCCGACGACGCCCGTGCCGCTCTCGAAGAACTGGCGGTGGTGTTGAAGCTCGATCGGCCGCCGGAACGCATCGAAGGGTACGATATTTCCAATATCCAGGGGCAGTTAGCCGTAGGCAGCATGGTGGTGTTCAACGATGGTAAACCGGACTCCCGGCATTATCGCCGTTTCCGAATAAAGACGGTTCCCGGCGCCGACGACTTCGCTATGATGAAAGAGGTGATCGGCCGGCGATTCACCCGCGCCACCGAGGAAACCGATGGTAAATGGGGAACCCTTCCTGATCTCATACTGATTGATGGCGGCAAAGGTCAGCTCTCGGCGGCGGTCGAGGCTCTCAAGGAAAGGAATACCGATGATGTGCCGATCATCGGTCTGGCGAAGGAGCGGGAAGAGATCTTCCTGCCGGGTCAATCCAAGCCGATAACCCTCGAAGAGCGCTCTCCAGCCCGCCGCCTGCTGCAACGGGTCCGCGACGAAGCCCACCGGTTCGCCCTGGGTTATCACACCAACATGCGGCAGAAAACGGCGGTCGGCTCCACACTGGACACTATACCCGGCATCGGTCCGGCGCGGCGGAAGACGCTTATCAAACAATTCGGCTCAGTGGCCGGCGTCAGGGCAGCCTCGTTTGAGGAACTTTCCAAGATAAAGGGGATCACGGGACAGCTTGCCCGGTTAATCAAAGAGAGCTTATAA
- a CDS encoding DUF6544 family protein, with protein MNWWLLFFAIDLILGILIAVWLTRRVKDWTTARRKEVDELLSDAQPIDKTFRQTDVTRLPPPVQRYLKKVVKEGTPYISTAHLKQSGKIRFNNRWINLSANQYYTVEPTGFIWNAKMKLGPAWLTTRDCCQKGKGNMLIHVLSALPLFDVTGKEMDHASILRYLSELPWLPTAFLHDSIRWEAVDDSSAKATITDGGLSASGVFHFNGNDEITSFTSSGRFRSDTGKITPWSGTFSNYREFGGILIPSEGSAIWNAPGEDFEYVRLTIESVEYNKKA; from the coding sequence ATGAACTGGTGGTTGTTATTCTTCGCCATCGATCTCATCCTGGGGATTCTGATCGCAGTCTGGCTGACGCGGCGGGTAAAAGACTGGACAACGGCGCGGCGGAAAGAAGTCGATGAACTGCTGTCCGATGCGCAACCGATCGACAAAACCTTCCGCCAGACCGACGTGACCCGGTTGCCCCCTCCCGTACAGCGGTACCTTAAAAAAGTTGTCAAGGAAGGCACTCCATACATCAGCACCGCGCACCTGAAGCAAAGCGGAAAGATACGTTTTAATAACCGCTGGATCAACCTGAGTGCCAATCAGTATTATACGGTGGAGCCGACCGGCTTCATCTGGAACGCCAAAATGAAGCTTGGTCCGGCCTGGCTTACCACCCGCGACTGCTGCCAGAAGGGCAAAGGCAACATGCTCATCCACGTCCTGTCCGCGCTGCCGCTGTTCGATGTTACCGGCAAGGAGATGGACCACGCTTCAATCCTAAGATACCTATCCGAACTGCCATGGCTGCCAACGGCGTTTCTTCATGATAGCATCCGGTGGGAAGCCGTCGATGACTCATCCGCCAAGGCTACGATCACAGACGGCGGTCTTTCCGCTTCCGGCGTCTTCCATTTCAACGGCAACGATGAGATCACTTCCTTCACCTCATCCGGCCGGTTCCGCTCAGACACAGGTAAGATAACACCCTGGTCCGGCACCTTCAGCAATTACCGGGAATTCGGCGGCATCCTGATACCCTCGGAAGGCAGTGCCATCTGGAACGCGCCCGGGGAAGATTTCGAATATGTACGTCTCACGATTGAAAGCGTCGAGTATAACAAAAAGGCTTAA
- a CDS encoding Cof-type HAD-IIB family hydrolase, producing MTNLNRGYELLVLDLDGTLVDARGRISEADKRAVASAQARGVKVALSTGRVIDACRGFIAELGLDGVHIFFDGALVYDLSRRETVYVQPVDNETLKFAVAFARENDIYLELYAIDRYFVEEITWADAVHREFFGLESTLADFDDIIGRETVIKCELMVHNDVEDAKARLFMDHFDGRLRGSDARTPAYPDMRFVNVVDPGVSKGVALKKLAEHFGIGLDRVMAVGDGTNDLPLLEKAGLKVAMGNAREELKAVADHITKSVDESGVGAAIKCFILDA from the coding sequence ATGACTAACTTGAACCGGGGATATGAACTTTTGGTCCTGGACCTGGATGGAACGCTGGTGGATGCTCGCGGCCGTATCTCGGAGGCGGATAAGAGAGCCGTCGCTTCGGCACAGGCCAGGGGGGTTAAAGTGGCGCTTTCGACGGGGCGGGTCATCGACGCCTGCCGCGGTTTCATCGCTGAACTGGGGCTGGACGGCGTTCATATTTTCTTTGATGGGGCGCTGGTTTATGACCTGAGCCGCCGTGAGACCGTATATGTTCAGCCGGTCGATAATGAAACGCTCAAGTTCGCCGTCGCCTTCGCCCGGGAGAATGACATATACCTGGAACTGTACGCCATCGATCGCTACTTCGTAGAGGAGATCACCTGGGCTGACGCGGTGCACCGGGAGTTTTTCGGCTTAGAGAGCACCTTGGCCGACTTCGATGACATCATCGGCCGGGAGACGGTTATCAAGTGTGAATTGATGGTCCATAATGATGTGGAAGACGCTAAAGCCCGGCTGTTCATGGACCACTTTGATGGGCGCCTGCGCGGTTCCGATGCTCGCACCCCGGCTTATCCGGATATGAGATTCGTCAACGTAGTCGATCCCGGCGTTTCCAAAGGGGTCGCCCTCAAGAAACTGGCGGAACACTTCGGCATCGGTCTCGACCGGGTGATGGCCGTCGGCGATGGCACAAACGACCTGCCGCTGCTGGAGAAAGCGGGACTCAAGGTGGCCATGGGCAACGCCCGCGAAGAACTAAAAGCTGTTGCCGACCATATCACGAAAAGTGTCGATGAATCCGGTGTGGGCGCGGCCATCAAATGCTTCATACTGGATGCCTGA
- the mutS gene encoding DNA mismatch repair protein MutS gives MSDKNLTPLRAQYLSIKKHYPEAIVFFRLGDFYETFDGDAEITARELEIVLTGREMGKGVKVPMAGIPYHAVDNYLARLIGRGHKVAICEQTTRPGGDGKGLMEREVVRLITPGTVVEPGLLDGKRNNYLAAVAPGAEEAGIAFIDITTGEFAAAQLPLSRLEAELERLRPAEIILPRDSGYQPRFKAPVTAIDERDFEPESAAGTLKDNFGVTTLEGYGVARLPLATAAAGAIIAYLKETHKGAVAGISHLTTYSVGDYMALDESTVANLEIFQNATTRAVAGSVLGVLDVTRTPMGARLLRRWLGQPLLSTAAISERQDAVDWLFRNSLVRSEIERWLKSFADLERLANRVRSFTALPREIIALKRSLEAVPELGRALNDASVAGLKSDLKDRADIVALIENAIEYDPATAVGEGGVIRAGFSAELDQLRDMATGAKSYIAKLEAEERATTGIKNLKVGYNQVFGYYLEVSAANLGQVPERFIRKQTLANAERYITLELKEYESAILSSRERLAEMETGLYRRVLGQIAESAEALLAIADAVARLDTLTAFASVAADNNYVKPLIDDSADLLVTAGRHPVVEDSLSLGRFIANDNTLSKDEGRIVILTGPNMAGKSTYLKQTALIVLMAQIGAFVPATAARIGLCDRIFTRIGAHEDLATGKSTFMVEMVETANILVNATSKSLLILDEIGRGTSTYDGLAIARAVVEYIHDHLGARTLFATHYHEMVAMAETLSGVRNCNVAVSEDKGEVVFLHRILPGGVDKSYGIHVAKLAGLPKPVIKRASEVLLELESTRDRSITTGGRRSAPAPQLSLFQPPPSPVTGELLKLDIDAMTPREALEKLYDLKRRAGE, from the coding sequence ATGAGCGATAAGAACCTCACCCCTCTGCGAGCCCAGTACCTCAGCATAAAGAAGCACTACCCGGAAGCCATCGTCTTCTTCCGGCTGGGCGATTTTTACGAGACCTTCGACGGAGACGCCGAGATCACCGCCAGGGAACTGGAGATCGTGCTCACCGGCCGAGAGATGGGTAAAGGGGTGAAGGTGCCCATGGCCGGAATCCCCTACCACGCGGTCGATAACTACCTAGCCCGACTGATCGGCCGGGGCCACAAGGTGGCTATTTGCGAGCAGACGACCCGCCCCGGAGGCGACGGCAAAGGCCTGATGGAGCGTGAGGTGGTCAGGCTGATAACGCCGGGCACGGTCGTCGAGCCGGGGTTGCTGGACGGTAAGCGCAACAACTACCTGGCGGCGGTGGCGCCGGGCGCTGAAGAAGCGGGCATCGCCTTTATCGACATCACAACCGGAGAATTTGCCGCGGCTCAACTGCCGCTTTCCCGCCTGGAAGCGGAACTGGAACGCCTGCGCCCGGCGGAGATCATCCTGCCCCGGGATTCCGGCTACCAACCCAGGTTCAAAGCGCCGGTAACGGCGATCGACGAGCGAGATTTCGAACCCGAATCCGCCGCCGGAACGCTCAAAGATAATTTCGGGGTAACCACGCTGGAGGGCTACGGGGTGGCGCGGCTGCCGCTGGCCACCGCCGCCGCCGGAGCGATCATCGCCTATCTGAAAGAAACCCATAAAGGGGCTGTGGCTGGTATCAGCCACCTGACCACCTATTCCGTCGGCGACTATATGGCGCTGGATGAAAGCACCGTCGCCAACCTGGAGATCTTTCAGAACGCCACCACCCGCGCCGTGGCCGGTTCTGTTCTGGGCGTCCTCGACGTCACCCGCACCCCCATGGGCGCCCGGCTGCTGCGGCGCTGGCTGGGACAACCGCTTTTGAGCACGGCGGCCATATCTGAGCGGCAGGACGCCGTGGACTGGTTGTTCCGTAATAGCCTCGTGCGCTCGGAGATTGAACGCTGGCTGAAATCCTTCGCCGACCTGGAACGGCTGGCCAACCGCGTCCGTTCCTTCACCGCCCTGCCGCGGGAGATCATCGCCCTCAAGCGGTCGCTGGAGGCGGTGCCGGAGCTGGGACGCGCGCTGAACGACGCTTCGGTGGCCGGGCTCAAATCAGACCTCAAAGACCGCGCCGACATCGTCGCTTTGATCGAGAACGCCATCGAATACGACCCGGCGACGGCGGTAGGCGAAGGCGGCGTCATCCGCGCTGGCTTTTCCGCCGAACTGGACCAGCTCCGGGACATGGCCACCGGCGCTAAAAGCTATATCGCCAAACTGGAAGCCGAGGAACGCGCGACCACCGGCATCAAGAATCTCAAGGTGGGCTACAACCAGGTCTTCGGGTACTATCTGGAGGTGTCCGCCGCCAACCTGGGACAAGTGCCGGAGCGCTTCATCCGCAAACAGACCCTGGCCAACGCCGAACGCTACATCACCCTGGAACTCAAGGAATACGAGTCTGCAATCCTGTCCTCCCGCGAGCGCCTGGCGGAAATGGAAACCGGGCTCTACCGGCGGGTGCTGGGGCAGATAGCCGAATCGGCCGAAGCCCTGCTGGCTATAGCCGACGCCGTAGCCCGGCTGGACACGCTGACCGCCTTCGCCTCGGTGGCCGCGGATAATAATTATGTCAAACCGCTCATCGATGACAGCGCCGACTTGTTGGTCACCGCCGGACGTCACCCGGTGGTGGAAGACAGCCTTTCGCTGGGCCGGTTCATCGCCAACGACAACACGCTATCGAAGGACGAAGGCCGGATCGTCATCCTGACCGGCCCCAACATGGCCGGAAAATCGACCTATCTCAAACAAACGGCGCTCATCGTACTGATGGCCCAGATCGGCGCCTTCGTCCCCGCCACCGCCGCCCGGATCGGCCTGTGCGACCGCATCTTCACCCGCATCGGGGCGCATGAGGACCTGGCGACGGGCAAATCCACTTTCATGGTGGAGATGGTGGAGACGGCCAACATCCTGGTCAACGCCACGTCGAAGAGCCTGCTCATCCTCGATGAGATCGGCCGCGGCACCTCCACCTATGACGGCCTGGCTATCGCCCGAGCCGTGGTGGAATATATCCATGACCACCTGGGCGCCCGGACGCTGTTCGCTACCCATTATCACGAGATGGTGGCCATGGCCGAAACCCTCTCCGGTGTCCGCAACTGCAACGTGGCGGTGTCCGAGGACAAAGGAGAGGTGGTCTTCCTGCACCGCATCCTGCCGGGTGGCGTCGATAAGAGCTACGGCATCCACGTAGCCAAGCTGGCCGGCCTGCCGAAACCGGTCATCAAGCGCGCCAGCGAAGTGCTGCTGGAACTGGAATCGACCAGGGACAGGTCGATTACTACCGGCGGCAGAAGATCCGCCCCGGCGCCGCAATTGTCCCTGTTCCAGCCGCCGCCGTCCCCGGTGACCGGCGAACTGTTGAAGCTGGACATCGACGCGATGACGCCGCGGGAGGCGTTGGAGAAACTGTATGATCTCAAGCGGCGGGCGGGGGAATGA
- a CDS encoding CDGSH iron-sulfur domain-containing protein, which yields MDEKVKPAPANYRIRITRNGPYIVNGGPPLSEQVICRDPDGECHGWREGKVYQTPETYALCRCGGSKNKPFCDGSHFTNGFDGTETASRETFAAQSQELVGPELTLAELPALCAHARFCQRAGDTWHLVERSDDPAARQTAIEEAGECPSGRIVLYDKAGNVIEPDLPPSIGLIEGVPDGFSGPIWVRGGIPIESEDGFVYETRNRVTLCRCGHSKNKPFCDGTHVEIKFNSAEPV from the coding sequence ATGGACGAAAAAGTGAAACCGGCTCCAGCTAATTATCGCATAAGGATAACCCGCAACGGACCATATATCGTCAACGGCGGGCCGCCGCTTTCGGAGCAGGTGATCTGCCGCGATCCGGACGGTGAGTGCCACGGCTGGCGCGAGGGCAAGGTTTACCAGACGCCGGAGACCTACGCCCTGTGCCGCTGTGGCGGCTCCAAAAATAAGCCCTTCTGCGACGGTTCCCATTTCACCAACGGCTTTGACGGCACGGAGACAGCCAGCCGGGAGACTTTCGCGGCGCAGTCTCAGGAGCTCGTCGGTCCGGAGCTTACTCTCGCCGAGTTGCCGGCGTTGTGCGCCCATGCCCGTTTCTGCCAGCGCGCCGGGGATACCTGGCATCTGGTGGAACGGTCGGATGACCCGGCGGCCCGGCAGACAGCCATCGAAGAAGCGGGGGAGTGTCCCTCAGGCCGGATCGTCCTGTACGACAAGGCGGGCAACGTCATCGAGCCGGACCTGCCGCCATCCATCGGCCTCATCGAAGGCGTTCCCGACGGGTTTTCCGGCCCCATCTGGGTACGCGGCGGCATCCCCATAGAATCGGAAGACGGGTTTGTCTATGAGACGAGGAACCGGGTAACGTTGTGCCGCTGCGGCCATTCCAAAAACAAGCCCTTCTGCGACGGCACTCATGTTGAGATAAAATTCAATTCAGCCGAGCCAGTGTAG
- a CDS encoding ABC transporter permease, producing MKINELLSMAFSNLWRRKLRTALTVAAVVIGATLISLVVSLGSGLQSFVVGQFGLSFPDTAVIASSGRDIGGFGGGGPQEIRTTETTVISPFTAEDVEKLRAIPSVERVDYLVSASARYVKPDDSDRIFTVSVSGVAAYEAGIRPLFLGTSFSDDDRGVALIAYNYLEAFGWADDSSIIGRTVTVNVGKQVAYDFSSQDYTFTIVGVIDKQVSSAELLIPQADAIEMGRFYQSNPERYSESQPGFFLQLKANDASQVGAVAQAVRDLGFVATTPDDILAQINSVFSVIQIGLSAFGVIALIVAAIGIINTLLMAIHERTREIGVMKAVGATRSDIRSLFTMEGAALGFLGGAIGGGLALLLGRALNFIGARTFLTDFPGFDLTSFPLWLVPGVILLTTGVSLLAGRYPASRAARLDPVDALRYE from the coding sequence GTGAAAATTAACGAGCTTTTAAGCATGGCCTTTTCCAACCTGTGGCGGCGCAAGCTGCGCACCGCGCTGACGGTGGCGGCGGTGGTTATCGGCGCCACGCTCATCTCCCTGGTGGTGTCACTGGGCTCGGGGCTACAGTCCTTCGTCGTCGGGCAGTTCGGCCTGAGCTTTCCGGACACCGCCGTTATCGCTTCTTCCGGCCGCGACATCGGTGGTTTCGGCGGCGGCGGGCCGCAGGAGATCCGCACCACGGAGACCACCGTCATCAGCCCATTCACCGCGGAAGATGTCGAAAAACTTAGAGCTATTCCCAGCGTGGAGCGCGTCGATTACCTGGTGAGCGCCTCCGCCCGGTACGTCAAACCGGACGACAGCGATCGGATCTTCACCGTCAGCGTTTCCGGCGTGGCGGCGTACGAAGCCGGCATCCGGCCGCTCTTCCTGGGCACGAGTTTCAGCGACGACGACCGCGGCGTGGCGCTCATCGCTTACAACTACCTGGAGGCTTTCGGCTGGGCGGACGATTCGTCGATTATCGGGCGCACCGTCACGGTGAACGTCGGCAAGCAGGTGGCCTATGATTTCTCCTCCCAGGATTACACCTTCACCATCGTCGGGGTAATCGACAAGCAGGTCTCCAGCGCCGAACTCCTGATCCCCCAGGCCGACGCCATCGAGATGGGGCGCTTCTACCAGAGCAACCCGGAGCGCTACTCCGAGTCCCAGCCCGGCTTTTTCCTGCAACTCAAGGCTAATGATGCTTCCCAGGTCGGGGCGGTCGCCCAGGCGGTGCGCGACCTCGGCTTTGTCGCCACCACCCCGGACGACATCCTGGCCCAGATCAACAGCGTTTTCAGCGTCATCCAGATCGGCCTTTCCGCCTTCGGCGTCATCGCCCTGATCGTGGCCGCCATCGGCATCATCAACACTTTGTTGATGGCCATCCATGAACGCACCCGTGAGATCGGCGTCATGAAAGCCGTCGGCGCTACCCGCTCAGATATCCGTTCCCTGTTCACCATGGAAGGCGCGGCCCTGGGCTTCCTCGGCGGCGCTATCGGCGGCGGCCTGGCGCTCCTTTTAGGACGGGCGCTCAACTTCATCGGCGCGCGCACCTTCCTAACCGATTTCCCCGGCTTCGACCTGACTTCGTTCCCCCTTTGGCTGGTGCCCGGAGTCATCCTGCTGACCACCGGCGTAAGCCTGCTGGCCGGCCGCTACCCCGCCAGCCGCGCCGCCAGGTTGGATCCCGTGGACGCCCTCCGTTACGAGTAG
- a CDS encoding ABC transporter ATP-binding protein, with protein MIKVTDLKKDYILGSEVVHALAGVSLELPKGEFAAFVGPSGSGKSTLLHLIGGLDTPSEGSIIVEGRDLSNASDKELAAYRNHNIGFVFQAFHLHPTYTALENVAIPLIFSGISKAERLRRALVAMEAVGMGHRADHRPNQLSGGERQRVSIARALVTDPAIIVADEPTGNLDTANGGRIMDLLGKLNAEKGITLIVATHDAELARRARRVVTMRDGLIVGDHREN; from the coding sequence ATGATAAAAGTAACCGACCTAAAAAAAGACTACATCCTCGGCTCCGAGGTCGTCCACGCCCTGGCCGGCGTCAGCCTGGAACTGCCCAAAGGTGAATTCGCCGCATTCGTCGGGCCTTCCGGCTCCGGCAAGAGTACCCTGCTCCACCTGATCGGGGGGTTGGATACGCCTTCCGAGGGCAGCATCATCGTGGAGGGCCGGGATTTGTCTAACGCGTCGGACAAGGAATTGGCCGCCTACCGCAACCATAACATCGGCTTCGTCTTCCAGGCCTTTCACCTGCATCCGACCTATACTGCGCTGGAGAACGTGGCCATCCCGCTCATCTTCAGCGGCATTAGCAAGGCGGAGCGGCTGCGGCGGGCGCTGGTCGCCATGGAGGCGGTGGGTATGGGACACCGGGCCGACCACCGGCCGAATCAGCTTTCCGGCGGTGAGCGCCAGCGTGTCAGCATCGCCCGCGCCCTGGTCACCGATCCCGCTATCATCGTCGCCGACGAGCCCACCGGCAATCTGGACACCGCCAACGGCGGGCGGATCATGGACCTTTTGGGCAAACTCAACGCGGAAAAGGGCATCACCCTCATCGTGGCCACTCACGACGCGGAACTGGCCCGCCGGGCCCGCCGCGTCGTCACCATGCGGGACGGACTGATAGTCGGAGACCATCGTGAAAATTAA